The following proteins are co-located in the Paludibaculum fermentans genome:
- a CDS encoding efflux RND transporter periplasmic adaptor subunit: MISKSLWAVSLLAAAGLSSGCGSKAPVAAKETAVPVRVRKPASVDRQTAIRAGGTVEARESAEIGFQLAGRVARVFVEEGQAVQRGQILAELDPRDYQFGMDIASGESDAAAAMAAKATAGTRKQDLEQARAAFEQADDEYKRMKTLYERHSLAPNDFKKIEAQWRVAQQRLDEAKEGARVEDRSAAEGKARQAQANVKLNAKRVADTRLAAPLTGVVARRLTDPGEMVAAGMPVFAVMDLNPVRVRVGVPEAEIAKVQAGRPAMIRIPSMGGQDFPGKVELVGFAAEPQSRTFAVRILVPNPKLVLRAGMIAEAEIEGDSRVKVITVPGEAIVRDPQGATLVYVYYPEKQRVFARRVQVGRAVNAEIEIASGITAADLIVVAGQQNVREGGLVQLTGAAQ; this comes from the coding sequence ATGATTTCCAAGTCCTTGTGGGCCGTCTCCCTCCTGGCGGCCGCCGGTTTGAGTTCCGGTTGTGGGTCAAAAGCGCCGGTTGCGGCAAAGGAGACTGCGGTGCCGGTGCGCGTGCGCAAGCCGGCCAGCGTCGACCGCCAGACCGCGATTCGGGCCGGCGGGACCGTGGAAGCGCGTGAGTCCGCCGAGATCGGCTTCCAGTTGGCGGGCCGCGTGGCGCGCGTCTTCGTGGAAGAGGGGCAGGCTGTCCAGCGCGGGCAGATCCTGGCGGAACTGGATCCGCGAGACTACCAATTTGGGATGGACATTGCCTCGGGCGAGTCGGATGCGGCCGCAGCGATGGCCGCCAAGGCAACGGCCGGCACTCGCAAGCAGGACCTGGAGCAGGCGCGCGCTGCCTTCGAGCAGGCGGATGACGAGTACAAGCGCATGAAGACGCTGTACGAGCGGCACAGCCTGGCTCCGAACGACTTCAAAAAGATTGAAGCCCAGTGGCGCGTCGCCCAGCAGCGGCTGGATGAGGCGAAGGAAGGCGCCCGCGTGGAGGATCGCTCCGCCGCTGAGGGCAAGGCCCGCCAGGCGCAGGCGAACGTCAAGTTGAATGCCAAGCGGGTGGCGGATACCCGCCTGGCTGCTCCCCTGACCGGTGTAGTGGCGCGGCGGCTAACGGATCCCGGTGAGATGGTGGCGGCGGGCATGCCGGTGTTTGCCGTGATGGATCTGAATCCCGTGCGTGTGCGCGTGGGCGTGCCGGAGGCGGAGATCGCCAAGGTGCAGGCGGGCCGGCCGGCGATGATCCGGATCCCTTCCATGGGCGGACAGGATTTTCCGGGCAAGGTAGAGCTGGTCGGCTTCGCGGCCGAACCGCAGTCGCGCACGTTCGCCGTCCGGATCCTGGTGCCCAACCCGAAGCTGGTGCTGCGGGCCGGCATGATCGCCGAGGCGGAGATCGAGGGCGACAGCCGGGTGAAGGTGATCACCGTGCCGGGCGAGGCCATTGTGCGCGATCCGCAGGGCGCCACGCTGGTCTATGTCTACTACCCCGAGAAGCAGCGCGTGTTCGCGCGGCGCGTCCAAGTGGGGCGGGCGGTGAACGCGGAGATCGAGATCGCCAGCGGCATCACGGCCGCCGACCTGATTGTCGTGGCGGGCCAGCAGAACGTGCGTGAGGGCGGCCTGGTGCAACTCACCGGAGCGGCGCAATGA
- the queF gene encoding preQ(1) synthase, producing MADKKKKAAKAEAERVYTDEHAASGLDTALPAIECWPNQYSSNDYWIEVTTPEFTSVCPRTGLPDQGTITIRYIPDKLCLELKSLKMYWLAYRNLGIFQENAVNRILEDCIKACAPREIVVSGEFTPRGGVYSTITANYSRRRK from the coding sequence GTGGCAGACAAAAAGAAAAAGGCGGCCAAGGCCGAAGCAGAGCGGGTTTATACGGACGAGCATGCCGCCAGTGGTTTGGATACGGCTCTGCCGGCGATTGAGTGCTGGCCCAACCAGTATTCTTCGAACGACTATTGGATCGAGGTGACGACGCCGGAGTTCACCAGTGTCTGCCCGCGCACCGGCCTGCCGGACCAGGGCACCATCACGATCCGCTACATTCCAGACAAGCTTTGCCTGGAACTGAAGTCGCTCAAGATGTATTGGCTGGCTTACCGCAACCTGGGCATCTTCCAGGAGAATGCCGTGAACCGCATCCTGGAAGATTGCATTAAGGCCTGCGCGCCCAGGGAGATTGTGGTGTCGGGCGAGTTTACACCGCGCGGCGGTGTGTACTCGACCATCACGGCGAACTACTCACGCCGCCGGAAATAG
- a CDS encoding 3-keto-disaccharide hydrolase, with protein MNILRSASLLLVAAAPWLTAQSAAPQWRDLIGKDLTGWVNVNTEKDTWRVENGELICTGHPIGVMRSDRQYENFILEVDWMHIEPGGNSGIFAWSNATPGSNRLPNGVEIQMLELDWVKINKKPDFDPPIAYVHGELFGVGGVKTLPDNPRGERSKSILNLCKPRGQWNHYTVVAVDGVIKLAVNGTFVNGIAKSTQKKGYLCMESEGAEIHFKNLRIMELAPGVTDASQTAPLLQ; from the coding sequence ATGAACATTCTTCGCTCGGCATCGCTGCTGCTGGTGGCCGCCGCGCCGTGGCTGACGGCTCAATCCGCCGCTCCGCAATGGCGCGACCTGATTGGCAAGGATCTCACCGGCTGGGTGAATGTGAATACCGAAAAGGACACCTGGCGAGTGGAAAACGGCGAACTGATCTGCACCGGGCATCCCATCGGCGTGATGCGCAGCGACCGCCAGTATGAGAACTTCATCCTGGAAGTGGATTGGATGCACATCGAGCCTGGCGGGAACTCGGGCATCTTCGCGTGGAGCAACGCGACTCCGGGCTCCAACCGCTTGCCGAACGGCGTGGAGATCCAGATGTTGGAGCTCGACTGGGTGAAGATCAACAAGAAGCCGGACTTCGATCCGCCCATCGCGTATGTGCATGGTGAGCTGTTCGGTGTGGGCGGTGTGAAGACGCTGCCCGACAATCCGCGGGGCGAGCGCAGCAAGTCGATTCTCAACCTGTGCAAGCCGCGCGGGCAGTGGAATCACTATACGGTGGTGGCGGTGGATGGTGTGATCAAGCTGGCGGTGAACGGCACGTTTGTGAACGGCATCGCAAAGTCGACGCAGAAGAAGGGCTATCTCTGCATGGAGTCGGAAGGCGCGGAGATCCACTTCAAGAATCTGCGGATCATGGAACTGGCTCCGGGTGTGACGGACGCGAGCCAGACGGCGCCGCTGTTGCAGTAG
- a CDS encoding cation:proton antiporter — MHDIELILTITGGLSAALLLGYLTHRIGLSPIVGYLLAGLIVGPHTPGFVADRHLADQLAEIGVILLMFGVGLHFHLKDLLAVRAVALTGALCQSIAATALGAWTAHAFGWSWPSGIVFGLALSVASTVVLTRVLSDNGDLHSRTGRIAVGWLVVEDLFTVLVLVLLPALFGPGAQDASGLPMALGLAMLKIGVLAVFTFVVGGRLIPRLLAGIAATHSRELFTLAVLAIALGIAVASAYWFGASMALGAFLAGMVVGQSEFSQRAASEALPMRDAFAVLFFVSVGMLFDPRQLLHSPGVAAVALSIVLIGKPLAAFVIVVLMHHGSKVALGVAVALAQIGEFSFILAAVGKSLKILSEDAANILVAASIASIALNPVLYRLVGPAEAWLRRHPGLWRRLNPEDLPADDDSGRKASPAHQAVVVGYGPIGQTVTRLLAQRGIEPTVIELNVDTARRLRSEGVHAIYGDASQREILESAGLERAFSLILTAPATAESTEMIRLAREINPTIQVLARSAFHGETAGIRSAGATHVFSGEGEVALAMTEYILQQLGATPEQLDGERERVRAFLAT; from the coding sequence ATTCACGATATAGAACTGATTCTCACGATCACCGGAGGCCTCTCCGCAGCCCTCCTGCTGGGGTACCTCACACATAGGATCGGGCTCTCCCCGATTGTGGGGTACCTGTTGGCCGGCCTCATCGTGGGCCCGCACACCCCGGGCTTCGTGGCTGACCGTCATCTGGCGGACCAACTCGCCGAGATCGGCGTCATCCTGCTGATGTTCGGTGTTGGTTTGCATTTCCATTTGAAGGACCTGCTGGCCGTGCGAGCGGTCGCCCTGACCGGCGCGCTGTGCCAGAGCATCGCCGCCACCGCCCTCGGAGCATGGACGGCTCACGCCTTTGGCTGGAGCTGGCCCTCCGGTATCGTCTTCGGATTGGCACTTTCCGTAGCCAGCACCGTTGTCCTGACCCGTGTTCTCTCCGACAACGGTGACCTGCACAGCCGCACCGGGCGCATCGCGGTCGGCTGGCTGGTGGTGGAAGACCTGTTCACCGTATTGGTCCTGGTTCTGCTGCCCGCCCTGTTCGGTCCCGGTGCGCAGGACGCTTCCGGCTTGCCGATGGCCCTCGGCCTGGCGATGCTGAAGATCGGGGTCCTTGCCGTTTTTACGTTTGTCGTGGGTGGACGGCTGATCCCCAGGCTGCTGGCCGGAATCGCCGCAACCCATTCACGGGAACTGTTCACCCTGGCGGTGCTCGCCATTGCGCTGGGCATTGCGGTGGCCTCGGCCTACTGGTTTGGCGCTTCCATGGCGCTGGGCGCGTTCCTGGCCGGCATGGTGGTGGGCCAGTCAGAGTTCAGCCAGCGGGCCGCCTCCGAAGCGCTGCCGATGCGTGACGCGTTTGCCGTCCTGTTCTTCGTGTCCGTCGGTATGTTATTCGATCCACGCCAGTTGCTGCACTCGCCCGGTGTCGCCGCCGTGGCTCTGAGCATCGTGCTCATCGGCAAGCCCTTGGCCGCGTTTGTCATTGTGGTGCTGATGCATCACGGCTCGAAGGTAGCCTTGGGGGTAGCGGTTGCCCTGGCCCAGATCGGCGAATTCTCGTTCATCCTCGCGGCTGTCGGGAAGAGCCTGAAAATCCTCTCGGAAGACGCCGCCAATATCCTGGTGGCCGCTTCTATCGCCTCGATCGCCTTGAATCCTGTACTTTACCGTCTGGTCGGGCCGGCCGAGGCCTGGCTGCGCCGTCATCCCGGGCTCTGGCGGAGGCTCAATCCAGAGGATCTGCCGGCGGATGACGATTCCGGGCGGAAGGCGAGCCCCGCGCACCAGGCAGTGGTGGTCGGCTACGGCCCCATTGGCCAGACGGTCACCCGCCTGTTGGCGCAGCGCGGCATCGAACCCACCGTGATCGAGCTGAACGTCGACACGGCGCGCCGCCTGCGGTCGGAGGGTGTCCATGCCATTTACGGCGATGCCAGCCAGCGCGAGATTCTGGAAAGCGCCGGGCTGGAGCGGGCGTTCAGCCTGATCCTGACCGCCCCGGCGACGGCGGAATCCACCGAGATGATCCGCCTGGCGCGGGAGATCAACCCGACCATCCAGGTGCTGGCGCGCTCGGCATTCCATGGCGAAACCGCAGGCATCCGCTCCGCCGGTGCGACGCACGTCTTCTCCGGTGAAGGCGAGGTGGCCCTGGCCATGACGGAGTATATTCTGCAACAACTTGGAGCGACTCCGGAGCAGTTGGACGGCGAGCGCGAACGGGTTCGCGCCTTCCTGGCGACGTAG
- a CDS encoding TldD/PmbA family protein: MLTRRTFLESSAATALATRLFAAPAGSNKPNAELESLGAVALNEAKKQKATYCDIRIIRYRRQFVNVRLNPERGTGKTLEVPNVADTGSFGFGVRVIADGAWGFAASPFVTKDEIARITREAITVARANAVLQSRPLVLAPVGAYRDRWQTPHESDPFAVPLEQKLELIRSAAAEVKKGKGVFAAGCNLSFRSEDKYFASSEGSSIQQLNLQTYGQVNGTAVDMKRGISRSRRFQPPQVTAGYEYIPIMNLVENAQRVREEVIEHLNAPAVTAGKKDLVLLPSHLWLTIHESLGHSTELDRALGYEANYAGTSFLTPDKLGKERVGSEIVNVWGDRTNDRGLATTAYDDDGVKTTKFPIIEKGIFKHYQTIRDQASLIGEKESRGCCYADSWSSVPFQRMPNVWLEPGKQGTSLDDLISGVEDGILIDGDGSFSIDQQRYNFQFGGDAFWAIKGGKKQGMVSQVAYQSRTTDFWQACDLIAGPSYWQQWGAANDGKGEPGQINSVSHGCSPARFRQINVIVTD, from the coding sequence ATGCTCACCAGGCGTACGTTTTTGGAATCCTCCGCTGCCACGGCTCTGGCGACCCGCCTGTTTGCCGCTCCGGCGGGTTCCAACAAACCGAATGCGGAACTCGAGTCGTTGGGCGCGGTGGCGCTGAACGAAGCCAAGAAGCAGAAGGCCACCTATTGCGACATTCGCATCATCCGCTACCGGCGGCAGTTTGTGAATGTGCGGCTGAATCCGGAGCGCGGCACCGGCAAGACTCTCGAAGTACCCAACGTCGCCGATACGGGTTCGTTCGGCTTTGGCGTCCGCGTGATTGCCGATGGCGCCTGGGGCTTCGCCGCTTCGCCGTTTGTGACGAAAGACGAGATTGCTCGGATTACGCGGGAAGCCATCACCGTGGCGCGGGCCAATGCAGTGCTGCAGTCGCGGCCGCTGGTTCTGGCGCCGGTGGGCGCGTATCGCGATCGCTGGCAGACTCCGCATGAGAGCGATCCGTTCGCCGTGCCGCTGGAGCAGAAGCTGGAGCTGATCCGCTCGGCTGCCGCGGAAGTGAAGAAGGGCAAGGGCGTCTTCGCGGCGGGCTGCAACCTGTCGTTCCGCAGCGAGGATAAGTACTTCGCCTCATCCGAGGGTTCATCGATCCAGCAGCTCAATCTGCAGACGTATGGGCAGGTGAATGGGACGGCCGTGGATATGAAGCGCGGCATCTCGCGGTCGCGCCGCTTCCAGCCGCCGCAGGTCACGGCCGGGTATGAATACATCCCGATCATGAACCTCGTCGAGAACGCGCAGCGCGTCAGGGAAGAGGTGATCGAGCACCTGAACGCTCCGGCCGTGACGGCGGGCAAGAAGGATCTGGTGCTGCTGCCGAGCCACCTGTGGCTGACGATTCACGAGAGCCTGGGTCATTCGACCGAACTGGATCGCGCGTTGGGCTACGAGGCGAACTATGCCGGGACGAGCTTCCTGACTCCGGACAAGCTGGGCAAGGAGCGAGTGGGCAGCGAGATCGTCAATGTGTGGGGCGACCGCACGAACGACCGCGGGCTGGCGACCACGGCTTACGACGACGATGGCGTGAAGACTACGAAGTTCCCCATCATCGAGAAGGGCATCTTCAAGCACTACCAGACGATTCGCGACCAGGCGTCGCTGATCGGCGAGAAGGAGTCGCGGGGCTGCTGCTATGCCGATAGCTGGTCGAGCGTGCCGTTCCAGCGCATGCCCAATGTCTGGCTGGAGCCGGGCAAGCAGGGCACTTCGCTGGACGACCTCATCAGCGGCGTGGAAGACGGCATCCTGATTGACGGCGACGGCAGTTTCTCGATTGACCAGCAGCGCTACAACTTCCAGTTCGGCGGCGACGCGTTCTGGGCGATCAAGGGAGGCAAGAAGCAGGGCATGGTGTCGCAGGTGGCCTACCAGTCGCGCACGACGGACTTCTGGCAGGCGTGCGACCTGATCGCCGGCCCCAGTTACTGGCAGCAGTGGGGCGCGGCCAACGACGGCAAGGGCGAGCCGGGCCAGATCAATTCAGTCAGCCACGGCTGCTCGCCGGCGCGCTTCCGGCAGATCAATGTCATTGTGACCGATTAG
- a CDS encoding ornithine cyclodeaminase, nickel-pincer nucleotide-dependent: MTKKHVKPSLQEVVEAEGHLIDSHIMEQIFDTVVEYHGRFEVEHFHIGRTNSDPSRLRLRVEAPTPEDLEKMLGQLIGLGCTPADGSDAVFETVERDRCAPEDFYSTTNHRTLVRRNGEWLAVENQRMDALLVWSEGKPWARRLRDIKAGDEVVVGMRGIRVIPESKERDRLAFAFMSNGISSERQVDTAVRQTAAMMRLAKEAGQKIVIVAGPVVVHTGGAKSIAGLIRKGYVSAVLAGNALGVHDAEAAMIGTSLGVRLSDGRQEEHGHRNHMRAINAIYHAGSIAGAVQSGKLQKGILFECVTRNVPFVLAGSLRDDGPLPDTITDMNVAQDAYAGHLRGAGLVLCLGSMLHSIAVGNMLPSWVKTVCVDINPAVATKLSDRGTGQALGVVTDVGMFLELLDKNLGEGK; encoded by the coding sequence ATGACCAAGAAACACGTGAAGCCTTCGCTCCAGGAGGTTGTGGAGGCCGAAGGCCACCTGATCGACTCCCACATCATGGAGCAGATCTTCGACACCGTCGTCGAATACCATGGCCGGTTTGAAGTGGAGCACTTCCACATTGGCCGAACAAACTCCGATCCGTCCCGGTTGCGGCTGAGGGTGGAAGCGCCCACTCCGGAAGACCTGGAGAAGATGCTGGGCCAGTTGATCGGCCTGGGTTGCACTCCGGCCGACGGCAGCGACGCGGTCTTCGAGACCGTCGAGCGGGACCGTTGCGCCCCGGAAGATTTTTACTCCACCACCAACCACCGCACGCTGGTGCGCCGCAATGGCGAATGGCTGGCGGTGGAGAACCAGCGCATGGACGCGCTGCTCGTCTGGTCGGAAGGCAAGCCGTGGGCCCGGCGCCTGCGCGACATCAAGGCCGGCGACGAGGTGGTGGTGGGGATGCGCGGCATCCGTGTCATTCCCGAATCCAAAGAGCGCGATCGCCTGGCCTTCGCCTTCATGTCCAACGGCATCTCCAGCGAGCGGCAGGTGGATACCGCCGTGCGGCAAACCGCGGCCATGATGCGCCTCGCCAAAGAGGCGGGGCAGAAGATCGTGATCGTGGCCGGACCAGTGGTGGTCCACACCGGCGGCGCCAAATCGATTGCCGGGCTGATCCGCAAGGGTTACGTCAGCGCGGTCTTGGCGGGCAACGCCCTGGGCGTCCACGACGCCGAGGCGGCGATGATTGGCACGTCGCTGGGTGTGCGGTTGAGCGACGGCCGCCAGGAAGAGCACGGGCATCGCAATCACATGCGGGCCATCAACGCGATCTACCATGCCGGCTCGATCGCCGGAGCGGTGCAGAGCGGCAAGCTCCAGAAGGGCATTCTGTTTGAATGCGTGACCCGCAACGTGCCGTTCGTGCTGGCGGGCAGCCTGCGCGACGACGGTCCGCTGCCGGATACGATCACCGACATGAATGTGGCCCAGGATGCTTATGCGGGCCACCTGCGGGGCGCCGGGTTGGTGCTATGCCTGGGGTCGATGTTGCATTCCATCGCGGTGGGCAATATGCTGCCGAGTTGGGTGAAGACCGTGTGTGTCGACATCAATCCCGCCGTCGCGACCAAGTTGAGCGACCGCGGTACGGGGCAGGCTCTGGGTGTGGTGACGGACGTGGGGATGTTCCTGGAATTGCTCGATAAGAATCTGGGGGAAGGGAAGTAG
- a CDS encoding TldD/PmbA family protein produces MMTKEQAKKLIDKALSFSTFPECNINLNSSESASIRFALNGITTSGYTIEQSMTISSAKDGQTGNTSIDEFDDNSIREAVKRTEALALISPPNPERVPPLGPQKYAPYENFAESTAKARNDVMIPHVRAIIEGAKAQGLVAAGFFEREASAVATATKQGNFGFGRQTDASLSTTIRTQDGSSSGWASQPAVRIDQIDGAAIGKTAIDKCVRWKNPKRLDPGKYTVVLEPTAVGDLIQLLGFNFQARSAEEGRSFLSKPGGGTLVGEKLFPESITLHSDPFNSLYSGLPWGGGGLPAAPMAWIEKGVVKNLFYDRYWAAKAGKAPTPFPFQMVLDGGDKSLSEMIASVERGLLVTRFWYIRNLNPKTVQFTGLTRDGLFLIENGKVTSPVVNFRFNESPVRLLQNTIAMGKPVRVRGGEGQGMIAPPLVVKEFPFTSISDAV; encoded by the coding sequence ATGATGACCAAGGAACAAGCGAAGAAGCTCATCGACAAGGCTTTGTCGTTCTCCACGTTTCCGGAGTGCAATATCAATCTCAACAGCTCAGAGAGCGCGTCGATTCGGTTTGCGCTGAACGGCATTACAACCTCGGGCTACACGATCGAGCAATCGATGACGATCTCGTCGGCCAAGGATGGCCAGACCGGCAATACGTCCATCGATGAGTTCGACGACAACTCGATTCGCGAGGCTGTGAAGCGGACCGAGGCCCTGGCGCTGATCTCGCCTCCGAACCCGGAGCGCGTGCCGCCGCTGGGGCCGCAGAAGTACGCGCCGTATGAGAATTTTGCGGAGTCGACGGCCAAGGCGCGCAATGATGTGATGATCCCGCATGTGCGGGCGATCATCGAAGGCGCGAAGGCGCAGGGTCTGGTGGCGGCCGGGTTCTTTGAACGCGAAGCCAGCGCCGTGGCCACGGCCACGAAGCAGGGCAATTTTGGTTTCGGCCGGCAGACGGACGCGAGCCTCTCGACCACGATACGAACCCAGGATGGCTCCAGTTCGGGTTGGGCTTCCCAGCCCGCGGTGCGCATTGATCAGATCGACGGAGCGGCCATCGGCAAGACGGCGATCGACAAGTGCGTGCGCTGGAAGAATCCCAAGCGGCTGGATCCGGGCAAGTACACCGTCGTGCTGGAGCCGACCGCGGTGGGCGACCTGATCCAGTTGCTGGGCTTCAATTTCCAGGCGCGCTCGGCCGAAGAGGGGCGCAGCTTCCTCAGCAAGCCCGGCGGCGGGACGCTGGTGGGCGAGAAGCTGTTTCCGGAGTCGATTACATTGCACTCCGATCCCTTCAACAGCCTGTACTCCGGACTACCCTGGGGCGGAGGCGGGTTGCCCGCGGCGCCCATGGCTTGGATCGAGAAGGGTGTCGTGAAGAACCTCTTCTACGACCGCTATTGGGCCGCGAAGGCGGGCAAGGCTCCGACGCCGTTCCCGTTTCAGATGGTGCTGGATGGCGGCGACAAGTCGTTGTCGGAGATGATTGCGTCGGTGGAGCGCGGGCTGCTGGTGACGCGCTTCTGGTACATCCGTAACTTGAATCCGAAGACGGTGCAGTTTACGGGGCTGACGCGCGACGGGCTGTTCCTGATCGAGAACGGCAAGGTGACCTCGCCGGTGGTGAACTTCCGGTTCAACGAGAGCCCGGTGCGGCTGCTGCAGAACACCATCGCGATGGGCAAGCCGGTGCGGGTGCGCGGCGGAGAAGGGCAGGGCATGATCGCTCCGCCCCTGGTGGTGAAGGAGTTCCCGTTCACCAGCATCAGCGACGCGGTGTAG
- a CDS encoding methyl-accepting chemotaxis protein, whose protein sequence is MTTRWSIQARIWSAFLAALILGLPFGAMAVWQMLDSSRDLSILSERALPEAKIALEFERHILNARVHLIYYMTIQKQGAMEKAWGRLAMAEKELRQLRAVVKANGDPADDTKVEGLARDYARYMACLRPMLDKVEAGRNKDQEFSQDLDRWASIGAQMVQDAGEFSRANLDSAQTWTFDTQSLVNRVIRRTTVGIGLSFLLGFAICFVTLRHVNRALREIAGNLASGAAQVTQASSQLAASAQSLSEGAVSTIDSLQATSTSCHAIGAMIETNTGNAQSAYQIVEQTDQTCTLAGASINRMMQVMNELRAASEKSSRIIRVIDEIAFQTNILSLNAAVEAARAGESGLGFAVVANEVRSLAQRCAGAASEISGLIGDSVQQSNASQQEAAHVSTAMGSLVSSIARIKPLVDQVSHGGQEQTKAIQHATGSLGEIERVSHTNGAAAEESAAAAEQLAAQARTLQEMAVGLNRLVEGGSAGRGD, encoded by the coding sequence ATGACAACACGTTGGAGCATTCAAGCACGAATCTGGTCGGCCTTTCTGGCTGCGCTGATCCTGGGACTGCCATTCGGAGCCATGGCGGTCTGGCAGATGCTGGACTCATCCAGGGACTTATCCATATTGTCCGAGCGAGCTTTGCCGGAGGCGAAGATTGCATTAGAGTTTGAACGCCATATTTTGAACGCCCGCGTACACCTGATCTACTACATGACCATCCAGAAACAGGGGGCCATGGAGAAGGCATGGGGACGGCTGGCGATGGCGGAGAAGGAGTTGCGACAGCTGCGTGCCGTGGTCAAGGCGAACGGAGACCCCGCAGACGACACTAAGGTGGAGGGTCTGGCGCGGGACTATGCCAGGTATATGGCCTGCCTGCGTCCGATGCTGGACAAAGTGGAAGCGGGCAGGAACAAGGATCAGGAGTTCAGCCAGGATCTGGACCGCTGGGCCTCAATCGGGGCGCAGATGGTGCAGGATGCGGGCGAGTTCAGCCGAGCCAACCTGGACTCCGCACAAACGTGGACCTTCGACACCCAATCCCTTGTGAACCGTGTCATCAGGCGAACCACCGTTGGCATCGGCTTGTCATTCCTGTTGGGCTTCGCGATCTGCTTTGTCACGCTGCGCCACGTGAATCGCGCCTTGAGGGAGATCGCGGGTAATCTGGCGAGCGGTGCGGCACAGGTCACCCAGGCCTCGTCGCAGTTGGCCGCCTCGGCGCAATCCCTATCGGAGGGCGCTGTCTCCACAATCGATTCCCTGCAGGCGACCTCCACATCCTGCCACGCCATCGGCGCCATGATCGAGACGAACACAGGCAATGCCCAATCGGCGTACCAGATTGTGGAACAGACTGACCAGACATGCACGCTGGCCGGCGCCTCCATCAACCGGATGATGCAGGTGATGAATGAGTTGCGGGCCGCCAGCGAGAAGAGCTCAAGGATCATTCGGGTGATCGACGAGATCGCCTTCCAGACGAACATCCTCTCCCTGAATGCGGCGGTGGAAGCGGCAAGAGCCGGCGAATCCGGCCTGGGCTTCGCGGTGGTAGCCAACGAGGTCCGCAGCCTCGCCCAGCGCTGTGCCGGCGCGGCGAGCGAGATCTCCGGCCTCATCGGCGACTCGGTCCAGCAATCCAACGCCAGCCAGCAGGAAGCCGCCCACGTCTCCACAGCCATGGGGTCGCTGGTGAGTTCCATCGCCCGCATCAAACCGCTGGTCGATCAGGTCAGCCATGGCGGACAGGAACAGACGAAAGCCATCCAGCACGCCACCGGCTCGCTGGGGGAGATTGAGCGGGTGAGCCACACGAACGGCGCCGCGGCCGAGGAGAGCGCCGCCGCTGCGGAGCAACTGGCCGCACAGGCTCGGACACTGCAGGAGATGGCCGTCGGGCTCAATCGACTCGTCGAAGGCGGCAGTGCTGGGCGGGGTGACTGA
- a CDS encoding DUF3592 domain-containing protein: MQIKGFDFAVVGGASVFALIGLAMLVPGIRNLSRSVASSHWPKAPAMVVTSGTSESVSTGRSSRDRSLMYAAHIQLRYSVGGQEYATDTLHFGETLGSGDSSEAELRRLRFPLGYETTVVYDPKQPWVAAARPGFHSEALLLPGGALAFIIPAIMFVVLYYGMDRGNGMLGIGLGIFAAIFMAIGAALLTPGLMSLWNARESVKWPVVPGRILYHKEGSSTSTDHDDDGHSTTTTTYSTRVIYRYQVKGQTLFNNVRRFGQLAGSSEEWASEIAAQYPMGKDVEVSYKPDDPETAALEPGIDNEAYYLPGAGAAFLLFGLAVFLWGIPALTRY, from the coding sequence ATGCAAATCAAGGGCTTCGACTTTGCGGTAGTCGGCGGAGCCTCAGTGTTCGCGCTCATCGGGCTCGCGATGCTGGTGCCGGGTATTCGAAACCTGTCGCGGAGCGTTGCCAGCAGCCACTGGCCTAAGGCGCCGGCCATGGTGGTGACCTCCGGCACGAGCGAGTCCGTCTCGACCGGCCGGTCGTCGCGGGACCGCAGCCTGATGTACGCCGCCCACATCCAGTTGCGCTACTCAGTGGGCGGACAGGAGTACGCGACCGATACGTTGCACTTCGGCGAGACGCTGGGCTCGGGCGATTCGTCGGAGGCCGAACTGCGGCGTTTGCGCTTCCCGCTGGGCTACGAGACGACGGTGGTCTATGACCCGAAGCAACCGTGGGTGGCGGCGGCGCGGCCGGGCTTCCACAGTGAGGCGCTGCTGCTGCCGGGCGGGGCGTTGGCGTTCATCATTCCGGCCATCATGTTTGTGGTGTTGTACTACGGCATGGATCGCGGCAACGGCATGTTGGGCATTGGACTCGGCATCTTCGCGGCGATCTTCATGGCCATCGGCGCGGCGCTGCTGACTCCGGGGTTGATGTCTTTGTGGAACGCGAGGGAAAGCGTGAAGTGGCCTGTTGTGCCGGGGCGGATCCTGTATCACAAGGAGGGGTCGAGCACGTCGACAGATCATGACGACGACGGGCATTCGACGACCACCACGACCTACTCCACGCGCGTCATCTACCGGTATCAGGTGAAGGGGCAGACGTTGTTCAACAATGTAAGGCGGTTTGGGCAACTGGCGGGGTCGAGTGAGGAGTGGGCGTCAGAGATCGCGGCGCAGTACCCGATGGGGAAGGATGTCGAGGTGTCGTACAAGCCCGATGATCCGGAGACGGCGGCGCTGGAGCCCGGCATCGACAATGAAGCGTACTACCTGCCGGGCGCGGGCGCCGCGTTCCTGCTGTTTGGGCTTGCCGTGTTTCTCTGGGGGATTCCGGCGCTGACCAGGTATTAG